Sequence from the Mycobacterium florentinum genome:
CCACCCGGGCCGCCGCCAGAGCTTCCCGGGCAGGCCGGGCTTGCCGATCAGGCACAGCCGGTCGACGCTGCGCCGGCGCCGAACACCGGCATGAGCTCGATCCAGGTGCTGCAGAACCTGATGCTGCCGACGGGACCGACCTCATGAGGCGCGCGATCGCCACGGCGCTCGGTCTGGCCTGCGTAGCCGTACTTTCGGCGTGCGGAGGATGGCGCGGCCTGAATTCGTTCACCCTGCCCGGTACCTCCGGTGGTGGTCCCGGCGCCTACACGATCCAGGCGCAAATGCCCGACGTCGTAACTATTCAGCAGAACACTCGCGTGCGGGTTGACGACGTCAACGTCGGCAACGTCACCAACATCGAGCTGCAGGATTGGCATGCGCTGGTCACCATGCGCATCAACGGCGACGTCCACTTGCCGGCCAACTCCACTGCGAAGCTCGGCCAGACCAGCTTGCTCGGTTCGATGCACATCGAGCTCACGCCGCCCAGGGATGAGCCGCCTGTCGGCCAGCTCAAAGACGGATCGGTTATCCCGTTGAGCCGGGCGAGCCTGTACCCGAGCACCGAGCAGACGTTGGCGTCGGTGTCAATCCTGCTCAACGGTGGGGGAATTGGGCAGTTGCAGGAGATCAACCAAGCCGTCGCCAAGGCATTCGCCGGCCGGGAAAACGAGATGCGCAGCCTGCTGAGTCAGCTGGATGAGTTCATCGCCCGAACCAACGAGCAGACCGACGACATCATTTCCGCCAGTGAGAATCTCAACGCCCTGGCCGGACAGGTCGCCGCCAAAGATCCGGTCGTTGACAAGGCGCTGACGACGATGCCCAAAGCGCTGGCCGTATTGGCCAA
This genomic interval carries:
- a CDS encoding virulence factor Mce family protein — its product is MRRAIATALGLACVAVLSACGGWRGLNSFTLPGTSGGGPGAYTIQAQMPDVVTIQQNTRVRVDDVNVGNVTNIELQDWHALVTMRINGDVHLPANSTAKLGQTSLLGSMHIELTPPRDEPPVGQLKDGSVIPLSRASLYPSTEQTLASVSILLNGGGIGQLQEINQAVAKAFAGRENEMRSLLSQLDEFIARTNEQTDDIISASENLNALAGQVAAKDPVVDKALTTMPKALAVLAKERTKIADAIDQVGKFSAIAADTIHQSRESLVNNLRNIAPVLRSLADAGPSLTKGLDGLATYPWPTSTVRNWFRGDYANLTMIVDLTLSRIDTGLFTGSRWEGNLTQLEQLWGRTIGMQPSPATGGNPLTFPYHFGGY